Proteins co-encoded in one Candidatus Neomarinimicrobiota bacterium genomic window:
- a CDS encoding class II glutamine amidotransferase, which translates to MCGIIGYIGHQDSVPIVIKGLKRLEYRGYDSAGIATVDSTGVKIVKNEGKVARLEKNVDESTLRGNIGIGHTRWATHGAPSDTNAHPHLDETGKIALVHNGIIENYDSLRKLLEREGVKFETETDTEVLVQLIGRFYHADEMTLAEAVQAALQDVVGTYGIVVISADEPDSLIAARMGSPLVLGIGEEEFFLASDASPIIPHTRNVVYLDDGDLVEINKSNYEVRRIGDNKPVNKVIE; encoded by the coding sequence ATGTGCGGGATTATAGGATATATTGGTCATCAGGATTCTGTCCCTATCGTGATTAAGGGGTTGAAGCGGCTGGAATACAGGGGTTACGATTCGGCGGGAATCGCCACCGTTGACTCGACCGGAGTTAAAATTGTAAAGAATGAGGGTAAGGTAGCTCGTCTGGAGAAGAACGTGGACGAGTCGACCTTGCGGGGTAATATTGGGATAGGTCATACACGCTGGGCCACTCACGGCGCCCCCAGTGATACCAATGCGCACCCTCATTTGGACGAGACAGGCAAGATTGCCCTTGTTCATAACGGCATCATCGAAAACTACGATTCTCTGCGCAAGCTACTGGAGAGGGAGGGCGTAAAGTTTGAAACTGAGACGGATACAGAGGTCTTGGTTCAACTGATTGGTAGATTTTATCACGCTGACGAAATGACTTTAGCCGAAGCCGTTCAGGCAGCACTTCAGGATGTTGTTGGCACCTATGGTATTGTGGTGATCAGCGCTGACGAACCCGATTCCTTGATTGCGGCTAGGATGGGAAGTCCGCTGGTTCTCGGTATCGGCGAAGAAGAGTTTTTTCTCGCTTCTGATGCTTCGCCCATTATACCCCACACTCGTAACGTTGTTTATCTTGATGACGGCGATCTCGTTGAAATCAACAAGAGCAATTACGAAGTCCGCCGCATCGGAGACAATAAGCCCGTGAATAAAGTTATTGAA